In the Kwoniella mangroviensis CBS 8507 chromosome 3, whole genome shotgun sequence genome, one interval contains:
- a CDS encoding FK506-binding protein 1, with product MFRSLLTTSTRTLRINQYRNFSSTAIKMGVTVETLSQGDGKTFPKPGDQVTIHYVGTLLDGSKFDSSRDRGSPFVCRIGQGQVIKGWDEGVPQLSVGQKAILTCTPDYAYGARGFPPVIPANSTLKFEVELLKVN from the exons ATGTTCAGATCCCTTTTAACAACTTCAACTAGAACCTTACGTATAAACCAATACAGAAACTTCTCTTCTACAGCTATCAAAATGGGTGTTACCGTTGAA ACTCTCTCTCAAGGTGATGGAAAGACCTTCCCTAAGCCTGGTGACCAAGTTACCATCCACT ACGTTGGTACCCTCCTTGATGGATCCAAATTCGATTCCTCAAGAGACAGAGGATCACCTTTTGTCTGCCGAATCGgtcaagg CCAAGTCATCAAAGGTTGGGATGAAGGTGTTCCTCAACTCTCAGTCGGTCAAAAAGCCATTTTGACCTGTACTCCTGATTACG CCTACGGTGCTAGAGGTTTCCCTCCTGTCATTCCTGCCAACTCCACCCTCAAATTCGAGG TCGAACTCCTCAAAGTCAACTAA